A window of the Hordeum vulgare subsp. vulgare chromosome 5H, MorexV3_pseudomolecules_assembly, whole genome shotgun sequence genome harbors these coding sequences:
- the LOC123395724 gene encoding LRR receptor-like serine/threonine-protein kinase RGI5: MGDGKRYCSCSSTHGFSVPLPLFSFFTLFCLHLSIAAAAGNPPLPLNNTQESIMRDLSRSVGSAGWNTTVSNPCLWRGIGCSPSNSSSFLVVTKVDLSGYSISNSTLFASLCSLDTLHSLDLSNNYFANLTGHFSPCPMTAGLRVLNFSSNRLSGRLGHLSGFSRLEVLDLSFNSFLGTVTTQLSVMPRLRSLNLSSNYLVGAVPLRMASSMEELVLSRNSFSDSIPSSLFSYSDLTLLDLSQNSFTGDVVDEFRKLPKLRTLILSGNNLTGAIPASLSNVMTLTRFAANQNNFTGSVPSGITKHVKMLDLSYNGLSGEIPSDLLGPAGLETVDLSSNYLQGPIPRNLSSHLYRLRLGDNKLNGTIPDTIGDALALAYLELDNNHLMGNISSQLGRCRNLSLLNLASNHFQGQVPDAISNLDKLVVLKLQMNNLRGSIPSTFSDLTNLNTLNLSLNSFTGEIPMGIFNLPKLSNLNFQGNKISGAIPVSVSSLQSLIELNLADNSLTGTIPTMPTSLSAVLNLSHNHLSGSIPSNVGVLKDLEILDLSYNNLSGPVPSSLEGLQSLTKLVLSYNHLSGSLPAFRSSVTVDSTGNPDLTNGKESSNDSPTSRKTRTHTVVIIVAIVSSLVGLCLLAAIVMFALSKRIYRVEDEGPSTEVGVCQVIDGHFITMSSVHTSGIDFRYAVKAVSNPNNIFLKTRFCTYYKAMMPNGSIYSVKKLDWSDKIFHVGSQEKFGHELEVLGKLSNSSVMVPLAYVLTEDNAYLLYEHVYKSTVFDLLHDGRSHVLDWTSRYSIALGVAQGLTFLHGRTQPVLLLDLSTRTIHLKSTNEPQIGDIELYKIIDPSKSSGSLSTIAGTVGYIPPEYAYTMRLTMAGNVYSFGVILLELLTGKPSVSDGMELAKWALSLSARPEQREQVLDTRVSRTSVGVHSQMLSVLNIALSCVTFSPDARPKMRNVLRLLANAK, translated from the exons ATGGGGGACGGGAAGAGGTACTGTTCCTGCTCCTCTACCCATGGCTTCTCGGTGCCGCTAccgctcttctccttcttcaccttgttctGCCTCCATCTgtccatcgccgccgccgccggcaacCCGCCCCTTCCTCTAAACAACACGCAGGAATCCATCATGAGGGATCTCTCGCGCTCTGTGGGCTCAGCCGGGTGGAACACAACCGTCTCCAATCCATGCCTATGGAGGGGAATCGGTTGCTCCCCTTCTAACTCCAGTTCCTTCTTGGTGGTGACCAAAGTCGATTTATCTGGCTACTCCATATCCAACTCCACGCTCTTTGCCTCCTTATGCTCTCTCGACACCTTACACTCCCTCGATCTCTCCAATAACTATTTCGCCAATTTGACGGGCCATTTCTCTCCTTGCCCCATGACTGCCGGGTTGCGGGTGCTAAATTTCAGCAGCAACCGTCTGTCGGGACGACTAGGCCATCTCTCCGGTTTCTCTCGACTCGAGGTTCTTGATCTCTCCTTCAATTCCTTCCTTGGTACTGTGACCACCCAATTGAGTGTTATGCCTAGGTTGAGGAGCCTGAACCTCAGCTCCAATTATTTGGTGGGTGCTGTCCCTCTAAGAATGGCTAGCTCTATGGAGGAGTTGGTGTTGTCTCGTAATAGTTTCAGTGATTCAATTCCAAGCAGTCTGTTCAGTTATTCAGACCTCACCCTGTTGGATCTTAGTCAGAACAGTTTCACTGGTGATGTCGTTGATGAGTTCCGGAAGCTGCCCAAGCTCAGGACCTTAATCCTTTCTGGTAATAACCTGACTGGAGCAATACCGGCGAGCTTGTCGAATGTCATGACGCTCACTCGGTTTGCGGCTAATCAGAACAATTTTACTGGTTCTGTCCCTAGTGGTATTACAAAGCATGTGAAGATGTTGGATTTGAGTTATAATGGTCTGAGTGGGGAGATCCCCTCTGATCTCCTCGGCCCCGCGGGATTGGAGACTGTTGATCTCTCCAGCAATTACCTCCAAGGACCAATTCCTAGGAACTTATCTTCACACCTCTACCGCTTGAGGCTTGGTGATAACAAGCTCAATGGGACCATCCCGGACACCATAGGTGATGCCTTGGCCCTGGCTTATCTTGAGTTGGACAACAATCACTTGATGGGAAATATCTCTTCACAGCTTGGAAGATGCAGGAACttgtccttgttgaatctggCATCGAACCATTTTCAGGGTCAAGTGCCTGATGCAATCAGTAACCTTGACAAGCTGGTAGTTCTGAAGCTTCAAATGAACAATCTCAGGGGATCTATCCCAAGTACATTTTCTGATTTAACAAACCTGAACACTTTGAATCTTAGTCTGAATTCATTCACGGGAGAGATACCAATGGGAATTTTCAACCTTCCAAAGCTTTCCAACTTGAATTTTCAAGGGAACAAGATCAGCGGTGCCATTCCAGTGTCAGTCAGTTCATTGCAGTCTCTAATTGAGCTCAATCTGGCAGATAATTCCCTCACTGGTACCATCCCAACAATGCCGACCAGTTTGAGCGCAGTTCTCAATCTTAGTCACAATCATCTCAGTGGATCTATTCCTTcaaatgtcggtgttttaaaagatttagagatccttGACCTTTCATACAACAACTTGTCTGGTCCAGTGCCATCCTCACTTGAGGGTCTACAGAGCTTGACAAAGTTGGTGCTATCTTATAATCACCTCTCTGGGTCCCTTCCTGCATTCCGTTCAAGTGTGACTGTTGATAGCACTGGAAATCCTGATCTTACAAATGGCAAGGAAAGCAGTAATGACTCTCCTACTAGTAGGAAGACAAGGACACAtactgttgtcattattgttgctaTTGTCAGTTCTCTTGTTGGACTGTGCTTGCTGGCTGCTATTGTTATGTTCGCATTGTCCAAGAGAATTTATCGTGTGGAAGACGAAGGACCATCAACTGAAGTGGGTGTGTGTCAAGTCATTGACGGCCACTTCATAACAATGAGCAGTGTGCACACATCTGGAATTGATTTTAGGTATGCAGTGAAAGCAGTCTCCAATCCCAACAACATATTCCTGAAGACAAGGTTCTGCACCTACTACAAGGCCATGATGCCAAATGGATCAATCTACTCTGTGAAGAAGCTTGATTGGAGTGACAAGATATTCCACGTTGGTAGCCAAGAGAAATTTGGCCATGAGCTTGAGGTACTTGGCAAGCTAAGCAATTCCAGTGTCATGGTGCCATTGGCCTATGTCTTGACAGAAGACAATGCGTACCTCCTCTATGAGCATGTGTACAAGAGCACGGTGTTCGACTTACTACATGATGGAAGGTCACATGTTCTGGACTGGACATCACGGTATAGCATTGCTTTGGGGGTGGCCCAAGGGTTGACCTTTCTTCATGGGCGCACTCAGCCGGTTCTGCTTCTTGATCTGTCGACGAGGACTATCCACTTGAAGTCAACAAACGAGCCTCAGATAGGAGATATTGAGCTTTACAAAATTATCGATCCTTCTAAAAGTAGCGGGAGCCTTTCAACCATTGCTGGCACAGTCGGCTATATTCCACCAG AGTATGCATACACCATGAGGTTGACGATGGCTGGCAACGTGTATAGCTTTGGAGTCATTTTACTGGAGCTCTTGACAGGGAAACCATCTGTCAGTGATGGCATGGAGCTAGCCAAGTGGGCTCTCAGTCTTTCAGCTAGGCCTGAGCAAAGGGAGCAGGTCCTTGACACCAGGGTCTCAAGGACTTCAGTTGGTGTTCACAGTCAGATGCTGTCAGTCCTCAATATTGCGCTCTCCTGTGTTACTTTCTCTCCCGATGCTCGGCCGAAGATGCGCAACGTCTTAAGGTTGCTCGCCAACGCAAAGTGA